The following nucleotide sequence is from Harmonia axyridis chromosome 5, icHarAxyr1.1, whole genome shotgun sequence.
ACTCCATCAATACTGAACTGATATTTCAGCCAACTAAGGAGCAATTTAATAACATGAAGGTCTGGGAAATTAATCTCAAATTTTGCTGTTTTTCactacaattcaattcaattaataGGCCTATGAGCGGTCTTCCAGACAAGATGATAACAAAAACTAGCATCGAGAAAACCTCCACTGCAAGTAGGAAAGAAGATTCGGAAAGGGAGTCCACAATTCCAGTTCTCAAAAAGAAgaccatcaaatggtacacagGTGGTTCTAAAACCAAAATGCTCACTATCGTTACGCCGCTgtccaagtgtctttcaggcagtgATACTTGCAATGGAATAATGTGGAGGAACCTAGTAAGAAACTTCAGAAAtttgatatagcgatacatcctgacagtcaggctgcaatcgaagcattgagctcacatagcatcgattctaagatggtattgtaGTGTCGAAGTAACCTCATTCAATATCAAGGTCTGTTTAGTTTAGGTTTTCTATCCATGAGGAATCAAAGGAAATGATGAAGtgaacacacttgccagaaaaggagcataCTCTCTTTTCATTGGTCCAGAAGCTTCCTCTGGTATAGGTAAcctggtggaatcttcctgggttgaatcattccaaaaagtttttaggaaactttgatactgcgaggTTTGAGAAGTATCtagatcttagtaagaatatgatacacctcctcactgaatTTCTTGCATGGCATTGCTAcctcaggaaacacctcatgaggaTGAGGCTAGctgaaaacgacgagtgcagattctgcagggagaaggaagaaactcgGAATCATCTGTTGAAGGAATATCtagccatcgctagccaacgcaaagaATGCTTCTGAAAaaagacttgtagaagtgaggaagtgtACTTCTCGAGACCACCCCAGATACTGGTGGCGCGCAATAAAACCCTCCTTGAAACTACAATCTACAACATAGCAACATGAAAGTCTGGGAAAGGAATGTTGAATTTTACTGTTTTCCAATGCCGACTGTTTTTTTAGCCCTTTTGGAGATATCTCAGAAGCTGAAAAATTATAGATAAGTACAGAAATGTTAATTTTTCAACGAATATCTAACGAAAATGTGATTTAGAATTCGTGACTTTTTTGATTGagcaatttaacaatttttaaCTTTGTTGAATGGTGTATTTTCCCATGATTGAATCGCCTGacctactgaacagaaatgacataagagaagtaaaaaattatatacagtGTTGCTATTATCACCACCTATAGAAAAACTATCTACTTCAGATTAGAATGTTTCAAGGTAATATAAGATATTGCAAGATTCATTCCGAAAAGCAAGACGATGTAACTGTTTGTTTGAGTTAAATGAAATAATACCCAAAagttttttatcatttattcgataacaaaaatatttataaacatgaaaacattctcaaaataaatattcttcaaaaaaagaataaaaatattagaatattatcAGTATGTTACTTAGTCTagtaaaaattgaaaagttcaacGAAGTTAGATTTTCACAGGTGAAAGATTCCAGCCAATATTGTGAGGAGGACTTATATATCTTCAAATTAAGAATTTTGGGGTTTTCCTCTCATCTCACTTATTTCTGCCTCTGAAACTATTTGACAAAGTTGCATCCTTATTTCCGCCTGTGTCACCCTAGAAAGAGTTTTCACCGTCCTCGCCATACTCAAGTAAAACATATCAACAGCGTCATATTCAGTATATCTTTTTTCTTGATGTTGCATCTGTCGAAGttccacattttttttcatgatcTGCATCATCTCATCAGCAGGATCTAGATTTCTATATGATTTCGATTTAGAAGTACAAAGTCGTTTTGCTGGAATTCCTTCGTGTTCTAATGAAGATGAAGATCTTTCCAGTTCTTTGAAATTAGGCGTCTCTTGTGTATCGTCATCAGATGGTTTGTCGGAAAAGTCTTCCGAATTCGATTTTTCCTCTGATTTCTCTGGGTTGATATGTGCTTGTCTCGATTCCATGAATGGTGTTAAGAACGCCATCTCTTTTTCGTATTTCCATGGAGTTATTATAGAGGTTGCTTGGCCACTTTTGAGTATTCGTCTTTTTTTGGCAGATGAAAAAGCGTTTCGTAATTTTGTCCATGAGGCTTTCACTGAATCGACTGTAAAAAATTTAccagaaattaatgaattagtgagtaattatgaagaaaattcttatttcatgaaaataattgtaCAGggcattcctgaattgaaagttaatcggaaaatgagagattctttggataattttaagaaaaaaaaagtcctataaacatggacccgcaaacgTTTCCGttttgcagaaaaaatatcaccctgttgatttccattcaaaattagcatagtacatgatgaaaacttcaaattggaatgtcTATtgcaaatttaagttgaatatcttgtgaagggaagttgctatgaaaaaaaccttgaaaaaaatcaaac
It contains:
- the LOC123679723 gene encoding uncharacterized protein LOC123679723 — its product is MEVQAARLIEEIRERPCLYDVTSQFYRDLTMRQEAWEEIAYLFNESVDSVKASWTKLRNAFSSAKKRRILKSGQATSIITPWKYEKEMAFLTPFMESRQAHINPEKSEEKSNSEDFSDKPSDDDTQETPNFKELERSSSSLEHEGIPAKRLCTSKSKSYRNLDPADEMMQIMKKNVELRQMQHQEKRYTEYDAVDMFYLSMARTVKTLSRVTQAEIRMQLCQIVSEAEISEMRGKPQNS